Proteins from one Pseudomonas sp. KBS0710 genomic window:
- a CDS encoding GntR family transcriptional regulator gives MNEQLQPLKKQPRAGKAGRSGTQDDIVYAHIFEAILEQRLAPGTKLSEEALGEIFGVSRTIIRRALSRLAHEGVVLLRPNRGAVVASPSVEEARQVFLARRLVERAITELAVQHATAEQLAELRQMVNDERDSFSRGDRGAGIRLSGEFHLKLAEAAKNAPLISFQRSLVSQTSLIIAQYESGNRSHCSYDEHTQLIDAIEARDAALAVNLMMHHMDHIDSKLNLDEESASDDLHAVFSHLLQTKKPGRSSVKL, from the coding sequence ATGAACGAACAGTTGCAACCTCTCAAGAAACAACCGCGAGCCGGCAAGGCTGGTCGCAGCGGAACCCAGGACGATATCGTCTATGCGCATATCTTCGAGGCCATCCTCGAGCAACGCCTGGCGCCCGGAACCAAATTGAGTGAAGAAGCACTGGGCGAAATCTTCGGCGTCAGCCGCACCATCATCCGCCGCGCGCTTTCGCGCCTGGCCCATGAAGGCGTGGTGCTGCTGCGGCCCAATCGTGGTGCGGTGGTGGCAAGCCCGAGTGTAGAAGAAGCCCGCCAGGTATTCCTTGCCCGGCGACTGGTGGAGCGAGCGATCACTGAGCTTGCTGTGCAACACGCCACCGCCGAGCAATTGGCCGAACTGCGCCAGATGGTCAACGATGAGCGCGACAGTTTCTCACGCGGCGATCGTGGTGCCGGTATCCGTCTTTCCGGCGAGTTCCACTTGAAGCTTGCCGAGGCGGCGAAGAATGCGCCGCTGATCAGCTTCCAGCGCAGCCTGGTGTCACAAACCTCGTTGATCATCGCCCAGTACGAAAGCGGCAACCGCTCGCACTGTTCCTACGATGAGCACACTCAACTGATCGATGCGATTGAAGCACGCGACGCGGCACTGGCAGTGAATTTGATGATGCACCACATGGATCACATCGACAGCAAGCTCAACCTCGACGAGGAAAGCGCGTCGGATGATTTGCACGCGGTGTTCTCGCATTTGTTGCAGACCAAGAAGCCAGGGCGTTCTTCGGTCAAACTGTAA
- a CDS encoding benzoate/H(+) symporter BenE family transporter produces the protein MTDATQAPLRPLADTSASAVVAGFIAMMTGYTSSLVLMFQAGQAAGLTTAQISSWIWAISIGMAVCSIGLSLRYRTPITIAWSTPGAALLITSLGGVSYGEAIGAYITCAVLVTLCGLTGSFEKLVKRIPASLAAALLAGILFKIGSEIFVAAQHRTGLVLGMFFTYLIIKRLSPRYAVLAALVIGTLLSGLMGLLDFSGFHLEVATPVWTTPHFSLATISIGIPLFVVAMTSQNMPGVAVLRADGYTVPASPLITATGLASLVLAPFGSHGINLAAISAAICTGPHAHEDRNKRYTAAVWCGIFYGIAGVFGATLAALFAALPKELVLSIAALALFGSIINGLSIAMNEPKEREAALITFMVTASGLTLFSIGSAFWGIVAGVLTLLILNWRKA, from the coding sequence ATGACCGACGCCACTCAAGCGCCCTTGCGCCCATTGGCCGACACTTCTGCGTCGGCCGTCGTCGCCGGCTTCATCGCCATGATGACCGGCTACACCAGCTCGCTGGTGCTGATGTTCCAGGCCGGCCAGGCCGCCGGCTTGACCACGGCGCAGATTTCTTCGTGGATCTGGGCGATCTCCATCGGCATGGCGGTGTGCAGCATTGGCCTGTCGTTGCGCTATCGCACACCGATTACCATTGCCTGGTCCACGCCCGGCGCAGCGCTGCTGATCACCAGCCTGGGCGGTGTCAGTTACGGCGAGGCGATCGGCGCGTACATCACCTGCGCCGTGCTGGTCACGCTCTGCGGGCTGACCGGCAGCTTTGAAAAACTGGTCAAGCGCATTCCCGCCTCATTGGCGGCGGCGCTGCTGGCGGGGATTCTGTTCAAGATCGGCAGCGAGATTTTCGTCGCCGCGCAACATCGCACCGGGTTGGTGCTGGGGATGTTTTTCACCTACTTGATCATCAAGCGCTTGTCACCGCGTTATGCCGTACTGGCTGCGCTGGTGATCGGCACTCTGTTGTCGGGGCTGATGGGCTTGCTGGACTTCAGCGGTTTTCACCTGGAAGTGGCCACACCGGTGTGGACCACGCCGCACTTTTCGCTGGCGACCATCAGCATCGGCATCCCGTTGTTCGTGGTGGCCATGACCTCGCAGAACATGCCCGGCGTCGCCGTGCTGCGCGCCGACGGCTACACCGTGCCCGCCTCGCCGCTGATCACCGCCACCGGCCTGGCCTCGCTGGTGCTGGCGCCATTTGGCTCCCACGGCATCAACCTGGCAGCCATCAGCGCGGCGATCTGCACCGGGCCACATGCCCATGAAGACCGCAACAAGCGCTACACCGCGGCCGTCTGGTGCGGGATTTTCTACGGAATCGCCGGGGTATTTGGCGCCACATTGGCAGCGTTGTTCGCAGCCCTGCCAAAAGAACTGGTGCTGTCGATTGCAGCGCTGGCGTTGTTTGGCTCGATCATCAATGGCTTGAGTATCGCCATGAATGAGCCCAAGGAGCGGGAAGCGGCGCTGATCACCTTTATGGTCACCGCGTCTGGCTTGACGCTGTTTTCCATCGGCTCGGCGTTCTGGGGGATTGTGGCGGGGGTGCTGACGCTGCTGATTCTGAACTGGCGCAAGGCATAA
- the dacB gene encoding D-alanyl-D-alanine carboxypeptidase/D-alanyl-D-alanine-endopeptidase → MINSFRSVLLAGFLLPLAFSVTAAPINNTLPPNVQQALQKAKIPNTSLSLVMLPLTGPGTPTVFNADVSVNPASTMKLVTTYAALEMLGPNHQWKTEFYTDGTLSGGVLRGNLYLKGGGDPKLNMEKLWLLMRDLRANGVQQVTGDLVLDRSFFNQPQLPEFNDDGNDENKPFLVKPDALLVNLKALRFVTRNDAGRVIVSVEPPIASIRIDNQVKISNAKQCTGDVRYSPVTAADGSVTVTVSGQLGDGCSSQTYLSLLDHATYTAGAVRAIWQELGGTIQGRDIQAPVPKDAKVLARAFSPDLAEIIRDINKYSNNTMAQQLFLSLGAQFRNDADGDDAKAAQRVVRQWLAKKGITAPHLVMENGSGLSRAERVSAREMAAMLQAAWKGPYAAEYISSLPIAGTDGTMRKRLKTTALRGEAHVKTGTLNTVRAIAGFSRDNNGNTWVVVAILNDSKPWGASSVLDQVLLDLYRQPKLTAAAPVL, encoded by the coding sequence ATGATCAATTCTTTTCGTTCAGTGTTACTTGCCGGTTTTCTTCTACCACTGGCCTTTTCCGTCACCGCCGCGCCGATCAACAACACTCTGCCGCCGAATGTTCAGCAGGCGCTGCAGAAAGCCAAAATACCCAATACTTCGCTGTCCCTGGTGATGCTGCCTCTCACCGGCCCTGGGACGCCGACCGTGTTCAATGCCGACGTTTCGGTGAACCCGGCGTCTACCATGAAGCTGGTCACCACCTACGCGGCCCTGGAAATGCTCGGCCCCAACCACCAGTGGAAGACCGAGTTCTACACCGACGGCACCCTCAGCGGTGGCGTGTTGCGCGGCAACCTTTACCTCAAGGGTGGCGGTGACCCGAAGCTGAACATGGAAAAACTCTGGCTGTTGATGCGCGACCTGCGTGCCAATGGCGTACAGCAAGTCACCGGCGACCTGGTGCTGGACCGCAGCTTCTTCAACCAGCCGCAATTGCCTGAATTCAATGACGACGGAAACGACGAGAACAAGCCGTTCCTGGTCAAGCCCGACGCCCTGCTGGTCAACCTCAAAGCCCTGCGTTTTGTCACCCGCAATGACGCTGGCCGAGTGATCGTGTCGGTCGAGCCGCCGATCGCAAGCATCCGCATCGACAACCAGGTCAAAATCTCCAACGCCAAGCAATGCACCGGCGATGTGCGCTACAGCCCGGTCACCGCCGCCGATGGCAGCGTCACCGTGACCGTCAGCGGCCAGTTGGGCGATGGGTGCAGCTCGCAGACCTACCTGTCGCTGCTCGACCACGCCACTTACACCGCCGGCGCCGTGCGCGCGATCTGGCAGGAGTTGGGCGGCACCATCCAGGGCCGTGATATCCAGGCGCCCGTGCCCAAGGACGCTAAAGTGCTGGCCCGTGCGTTCTCGCCGGACCTGGCGGAAATCATCCGCGACATCAACAAATACAGTAACAACACCATGGCCCAGCAGTTGTTCCTGAGCCTGGGCGCGCAGTTCCGTAACGACGCCGATGGCGACGACGCCAAGGCCGCGCAACGCGTGGTGCGCCAGTGGCTGGCGAAAAAAGGCATCACCGCGCCGCACCTGGTGATGGAAAACGGCTCCGGCCTGTCCCGCGCCGAACGCGTCAGCGCCCGCGAGATGGCGGCCATGCTGCAAGCCGCGTGGAAAGGCCCCTATGCGGCGGAATACATCAGCTCGCTGCCGATTGCCGGCACTGACGGCACCATGCGCAAGCGCCTGAAAACCACGGCCCTGCGCGGCGAGGCTCACGTCAAGACCGGCACCTTGAATACCGTGCGCGCCATTGCCGGGTTCAGCCGCGACAACAACGGCAACACCTGGGTAGTGGTGGCGATCCTCAACGATTCGAAGCCATGGGGTGCGTCGTCGGTGCTCGATCAGGTGCTGCTGGACCTGTATCGCCAGCCGAAGCTGACAGCTGCAGCGCCAGTGCTCTAA
- a CDS encoding YggL family protein yields the protein MATNRSQRLRKKLCVDEFQELGFELNLDFKEDLSEEATDAFLEAFIKEAMEANGLGYVGGDDFGLVCLQKRGSVNEEQRAAVESWLKGRSELKSAEVSPLLDVWYPEKPINAAK from the coding sequence ATGGCGACTAACCGTTCCCAGCGTCTGCGCAAAAAACTGTGCGTTGATGAATTTCAAGAGCTGGGTTTCGAACTGAACCTGGACTTCAAAGAAGACCTGAGTGAAGAAGCTACCGATGCTTTCCTCGAAGCATTCATCAAAGAAGCCATGGAAGCCAACGGTCTGGGCTATGTCGGCGGCGATGACTTCGGTCTGGTTTGCCTGCAGAAGCGTGGCTCGGTCAACGAAGAGCAACGCGCAGCTGTTGAAAGCTGGCTCAAAGGCCGCAGCGAACTGAAAAGCGCTGAAGTCAGCCCACTGCTGGACGTGTGGTATCCGGAAAAGCCGATCAACGCGGCTAAGTGA
- the rmf gene encoding ribosome modulation factor produces the protein MRRLKRDPLERAFLRGYQYGVHGKSRELCPFTLPSVRQAWINGWREGRGDNWDGMTGTAGIHRLNELHAVG, from the coding sequence ATGAGAAGACTTAAGCGTGATCCGTTGGAAAGAGCATTTTTACGCGGATATCAATATGGCGTTCATGGTAAATCCCGTGAGCTTTGCCCATTTACTCTACCGTCGGTACGCCAAGCCTGGATCAACGGCTGGCGAGAAGGACGCGGCGACAACTGGGACGGTATGACTGGCACTGCGGGAATCCACAGACTCAACGAACTTCACGCCGTCGGCTGA
- the rlmKL gene encoding bifunctional 23S rRNA (guanine(2069)-N(7))-methyltransferase RlmK/23S rRNA (guanine(2445)-N(2))-methyltransferase RlmL: MSDRFELFLTCPKGLEGLLIEEAVGLGLEEAREHTSAVRGMADMETAYRLCLWSRLANRVLLVLKRFPMKDAEDLYHGVLDIEWADHMVPDGTLAVEFSGHGSGIDNTHFGALKVKDAIVDKLRTPTGERPSIDKINPDLRIHLRLDRGEAILSLDLSGHSLHQRGYRLQQGAAPLKENLAAAILIRSGWPRIAAEGGALTDPMCGVGTFLVEGAMIAADMAPNLNRELWGFTTWLGHVPALWKKLHTEATERAAIGMNKPPLWVRGYEADPRLIQPARNNIERAGLSHWIKVYQGEVGTFEPRPDQNQKGLVICNPPYGERLGDEASLLYLYQNLGERLRQACMGWEAAVFTGAPDLGKRMGIRSHKQYSFWNGALPCKLLLIKVNPDQFVTGERRTPEQRQAEREQAAYDQAPTEPVERQYNKNGNPIKPAPAPVVEQARLSEGGQMFANRLQKNLKQLGKWAKREGVDCYRVYDADMPEYSMAIDLYHDWVHVQEYAAPKSIDPEKASARMFDALAAIPQALNVDKSRVVVKRRERQSGTKQYERQSAQGKFTEVSEGGVKLLVNLTDYLDTGLFLDHRPMRMRIQKEAAGKRFLNLYCYTATASVHAAKGGARSTTSVDLSKTYLDWARRNFSLNGFSDKNRLEQGDVMAWLEACRDEFDLIFIDPPTFSNSKRMEGIFDVQRDHVQLLDLAMARLAPGGVLYFSNNFRKFVLEDNLSERYAVEEISDKTLDPDFARNAKIHRAWKITAR; this comes from the coding sequence ATGTCGGACCGTTTTGAACTCTTCCTCACCTGCCCCAAGGGCCTCGAAGGCCTGCTGATCGAGGAAGCCGTCGGGCTTGGCCTTGAGGAAGCCCGCGAGCACACCTCGGCCGTGCGCGGCATGGCCGACATGGAAACCGCCTACCGCCTGTGTCTCTGGTCGCGCCTGGCCAACCGCGTGCTGCTGGTGCTCAAGCGCTTCCCGATGAAGGACGCCGAAGACCTCTACCACGGCGTGCTGGATATCGAATGGGCCGACCACATGGTCCCGGACGGCACCCTGGCCGTTGAATTCAGTGGCCACGGCTCGGGCATCGACAACACCCACTTCGGCGCGCTGAAGGTCAAGGATGCGATTGTCGACAAGCTACGCACCCCGACCGGCGAACGTCCGTCCATCGACAAGATCAACCCGGACCTGCGCATTCACCTGCGCCTGGACCGTGGCGAAGCCATCCTTTCCCTTGACCTGTCCGGCCACAGCCTGCACCAGCGCGGTTATCGCTTGCAACAGGGCGCTGCACCTTTGAAGGAAAATCTCGCGGCCGCGATCCTGATTCGCTCTGGCTGGCCGCGCATTGCGGCCGAAGGCGGCGCGCTGACGGACCCGATGTGTGGCGTGGGCACCTTCCTGGTGGAAGGCGCAATGATCGCCGCCGACATGGCGCCTAACTTGAATCGTGAGCTGTGGGGCTTCACCACCTGGCTCGGTCACGTGCCTGCGCTGTGGAAAAAGCTGCACACCGAGGCCACGGAGCGTGCCGCCATCGGCATGAACAAACCGCCGTTGTGGGTACGTGGCTACGAAGCCGACCCGCGCTTGATCCAACCCGCGCGCAACAACATCGAGCGCGCAGGCCTGAGCCACTGGATCAAGGTGTATCAGGGCGAAGTCGGCACTTTCGAGCCGCGCCCGGACCAGAACCAGAAAGGCCTGGTGATCTGCAACCCACCGTACGGCGAGCGCCTGGGTGACGAAGCCAGTCTGTTGTACCTCTACCAGAACCTCGGCGAGCGTCTGCGCCAGGCGTGCATGGGCTGGGAAGCGGCGGTGTTCACCGGCGCGCCGGACCTGGGCAAACGCATGGGCATTCGCAGCCACAAACAGTATTCGTTCTGGAACGGTGCATTGCCGTGCAAATTGCTGCTGATCAAGGTCAACCCGGACCAGTTCGTCACCGGCGAGCGCCGTACCCCGGAACAGCGTCAGGCCGAACGTGAGCAAGCCGCTTACGATCAGGCCCCGACCGAGCCGGTCGAGCGCCAGTACAACAAGAACGGCAACCCGATCAAGCCGGCTCCAGCCCCGGTGGTTGAGCAGGCGCGCCTGAGCGAAGGCGGGCAGATGTTCGCCAACCGCTTGCAAAAGAACCTCAAGCAGCTGGGCAAATGGGCCAAGCGCGAAGGTGTGGACTGCTACCGTGTGTATGACGCCGATATGCCGGAATACTCCATGGCCATCGACCTCTATCACGATTGGGTACACGTGCAGGAATATGCCGCGCCGAAATCCATCGACCCGGAAAAGGCCTCGGCCCGTATGTTCGATGCGCTGGCGGCGATTCCCCAGGCACTGAACGTCGACAAGAGTCGCGTGGTGGTCAAACGTCGCGAACGTCAGAGCGGCACCAAGCAGTACGAACGTCAAAGCGCTCAAGGCAAGTTCACTGAGGTCAGCGAAGGCGGCGTGAAGCTGCTGGTCAACCTTACCGACTACCTGGACACCGGCCTGTTCCTCGACCACCGTCCGATGCGCATGCGTATCCAGAAGGAAGCGGCCGGCAAGCGCTTCCTCAACCTGTATTGCTACACCGCCACCGCCAGTGTGCATGCAGCCAAGGGCGGCGCGCGCAGCACCACCAGTGTCGATTTGTCCAAAACCTACCTGGACTGGGCACGTCGCAACTTCTCCCTCAACGGTTTCTCTGACAAGAACCGCCTGGAGCAGGGTGATGTGATGGCCTGGCTGGAAGCCTGCCGCGATGAGTTCGACCTGATCTTCATCGACCCGCCGACCTTCTCCAACTCCAAGCGCATGGAAGGCATCTTCGACGTGCAGCGTGACCACGTGCAGTTGCTCGACCTGGCCATGGCGCGCCTGGCCCCGGGCGGCGTGCTGTACTTCTCGAACAACTTCCGCAAGTTCGTGCTGGAGGACAACCTCAGCGAGCGCTACGCGGTCGAGGAAATCAGCGACAAAACCCTGGACCCGGACTTCGCCCGTAACGCGAAGATTCACCGGGCGTGGAAAATCACCGCGCGCTGA
- a CDS encoding diguanylate cyclase, translated as MPMQAVRPKILGFISEQASAWLVALVVLLAGGALTGIVAWAASDLYQQQVRQRFQLLVNERYTRLQERFEDQEQRLASLQRFFVNSSDVSRAEFDGFAKPLLLRARAYAWAPRIFREQRNVFEQEISRQRGSPFAIRELNASGELAPAPERDEYVPVLYSQTQSLLGSPLGFDLLAQPLRRSVLERVQKSGRPAVSQPMQLVGVEPAYAAGVLLVAPVSKPADTEPHGYVMAVISMRQLVADGLPKPNRDNLVMQIVDTSDTQQRVLYASSNAVGDSSLIATRRLTLGDHVYALSIRASQVFDQANHSSMHTILAMGLLLSLLLSALLYVLVSQRQRALKLVEQRTQQLHVREQELRAAHGQLRSVLNAATHVAIIATDLRGVINTFNAGAEKMLGFKSEAVVGRLTLESLHLALELEARAASLSVTLGKRIPASQAMLVESPDNLHEAREWTLLREDGSYLTVNMLTTVLLDDYGLWIGHLAIYLDVTEQKRAYEALAARDRLLKKLSAHVPGGIFQFTLEPKGKGRFIYASDGMRDIYEIDMGVLQQDADKVFERIHPQDVERVRLSIRLSALQLSHWREEYRVVLPQRGLRWIRGEATPEELTGGGTLWHGYVSDISDLKRVEEELRALSITDSLTGIHNRRYFQDRLKAEMLRLNRTTGTLSLIMLDIDHFKRINDQYGHAVGDGVLQEVCKRIGQRLRRTDVFCRLGGEEFVVLCPHTDAQQAYSLAMELWQSLRTEPMEVVGVVTASFGVASWRINEGIDGLLLRADSAVYVAKQAGRDRVEAERLRA; from the coding sequence ATGCCGATGCAAGCCGTTCGCCCGAAAATACTAGGCTTTATCAGTGAGCAGGCGTCGGCTTGGCTGGTGGCATTGGTGGTGTTATTGGCAGGTGGCGCGCTGACGGGCATCGTCGCCTGGGCGGCCTCCGACCTCTATCAGCAGCAAGTGCGCCAGCGTTTCCAGTTGTTGGTCAACGAGCGCTACACCCGCCTTCAGGAGCGTTTTGAAGACCAGGAGCAACGCCTGGCCAGCCTGCAGCGCTTCTTCGTCAATTCCAGTGATGTGTCCCGCGCCGAGTTCGATGGTTTCGCCAAGCCTTTGCTTCTGCGCGCCCGCGCCTATGCCTGGGCGCCGCGTATATTTCGCGAACAGCGCAACGTTTTTGAACAGGAGATTTCGCGTCAGCGCGGCAGCCCTTTTGCCATTCGTGAGTTGAACGCGTCGGGTGAGCTGGCGCCTGCGCCTGAGCGCGACGAGTATGTGCCGGTGTTGTACAGCCAGACCCAAAGCCTGCTGGGGTCGCCCCTGGGATTTGATCTGTTGGCCCAGCCGCTGCGCCGTTCGGTGCTTGAACGGGTGCAAAAAAGCGGCCGGCCTGCGGTGTCCCAACCCATGCAACTAGTGGGCGTGGAGCCAGCTTATGCTGCCGGGGTTTTGCTGGTGGCACCCGTGAGCAAACCCGCCGACACCGAGCCCCATGGTTACGTGATGGCAGTGATCAGCATGCGCCAACTGGTTGCCGATGGCTTGCCCAAGCCCAACCGCGACAACCTGGTGATGCAGATCGTCGACACCTCCGACACGCAGCAGCGTGTGCTGTACGCGTCCAGCAACGCCGTAGGCGACAGCAGCCTTATCGCCACGCGCCGCCTCACCCTCGGCGACCATGTGTACGCCTTGAGCATTCGCGCCAGTCAGGTGTTCGACCAGGCCAATCACTCCTCGATGCACACCATCCTGGCCATGGGCTTGCTCCTCAGCCTGCTGCTCAGTGCGTTGCTGTATGTGTTGGTCAGCCAGCGCCAGCGCGCGCTCAAGCTGGTGGAACAGCGCACGCAGCAGTTGCACGTTAGGGAGCAGGAGTTGCGCGCCGCTCACGGACAATTGCGCAGTGTGCTGAACGCCGCCACCCATGTTGCGATCATTGCCACTGACCTGCGGGGTGTGATCAACACCTTCAATGCCGGTGCCGAGAAAATGCTCGGGTTCAAGTCCGAGGCGGTGGTGGGGCGGCTGACTCTGGAAAGCCTGCATCTGGCCCTGGAACTCGAAGCGCGCGCGGCCAGTTTGAGCGTGACCTTGGGCAAGCGTATTCCGGCGAGCCAGGCGATGCTGGTGGAAAGCCCGGACAATCTGCACGAGGCGCGCGAGTGGACATTACTGCGCGAGGATGGCAGCTACCTGACGGTGAATATGCTCACCACCGTGTTGCTGGACGACTATGGCTTGTGGATCGGGCACTTGGCGATCTACCTGGACGTGACCGAACAAAAACGCGCCTACGAGGCGTTGGCCGCGCGCGACCGCCTACTGAAAAAACTCAGTGCCCACGTGCCTGGCGGGATCTTTCAGTTCACCCTTGAACCCAAGGGCAAAGGGCGTTTCATCTATGCCAGCGACGGTATGCGCGATATCTATGAAATCGACATGGGCGTATTGCAGCAAGACGCGGACAAGGTGTTCGAACGCATTCATCCGCAAGACGTGGAGCGGGTGCGCCTGTCGATCCGGCTGTCGGCGCTGCAGTTGAGCCATTGGCGCGAAGAGTATCGGGTGGTGTTGCCGCAACGCGGCCTGCGCTGGATTCGCGGTGAGGCCACGCCGGAGGAGTTAACCGGCGGTGGCACCTTGTGGCACGGCTACGTGTCGGATATCTCCGATCTCAAGCGCGTCGAGGAGGAGCTACGTGCGCTGTCGATTACCGACTCGCTGACGGGCATTCATAACCGCCGTTATTTTCAGGATCGGCTCAAGGCCGAAATGCTCAGGCTCAACCGAACCACGGGCACGCTGTCGCTGATCATGCTCGATATTGATCACTTCAAGCGCATCAATGACCAGTACGGGCACGCCGTGGGCGATGGCGTGTTGCAGGAGGTGTGCAAGCGCATCGGCCAGCGCCTGCGGCGCACGGATGTGTTCTGCCGCTTGGGGGGCGAAGAGTTCGTGGTGCTGTGCCCGCATACCGATGCCCAGCAGGCGTACAGCCTGGCGATGGAGTTGTGGCAGTCGCTGCGCACCGAACCGATGGAGGTGGTGGGCGTTGTGACCGCCAGCTTTGGTGTGGCCAGCTGGCGCATTAATGAAGGAATTGACGGGCTGCTGCTGCGCGCGGACTCGGCGGTGTATGTGGCCAAACAGGCGGGCCGCGACCGCGTGGAAGCGGAACGCCTGCGCGCCTGA
- a CDS encoding quinone-dependent dihydroorotate dehydrogenase, with the protein MYTLARQLLFKLSPETSHDLSLDLIGAGGRLGLNGLVYKAPAKMPVSVMGLDFPNPVGLAAGLDKNGAAIDGFAQLGFGFVEIGTVTPRPQPGNPKPRIFRLPEAEAIINRMGFNNLGVDHLLSRVQAAKYNGILGINIGKNFDTPVERAVDDYLICLDKVYTHASYVTVNVSSPNTPGLRSLQFGDSLKQLLEALRQRQEDLAVRHGKRVPLAIKIAPDMSDDETVLVAQALVDSGMDAVIATNTTLSRVGVEGLAHGDEAGGLSGAPVRDQSTHIVKVLAAELAGRLPIIAVGGITEGKHAAEKIAAGASLVQLYSGFIYKGPALIRESVDAIAALR; encoded by the coding sequence ATGTATACCCTGGCCCGCCAGCTGTTGTTCAAACTCTCCCCGGAAACCTCCCACGACCTGTCCCTGGACTTGATTGGTGCCGGTGGCCGCCTGGGGCTCAATGGCCTGGTATACAAGGCGCCGGCAAAAATGCCAGTGTCGGTGATGGGGCTCGATTTCCCCAACCCGGTCGGGCTGGCTGCGGGTCTGGACAAGAACGGCGCGGCCATCGATGGTTTTGCGCAACTGGGTTTCGGCTTCGTCGAAATCGGCACCGTGACCCCACGGCCACAGCCGGGCAACCCGAAGCCGCGTATTTTCCGTTTGCCCGAAGCCGAGGCGATCATCAACCGCATGGGCTTCAACAACCTGGGTGTTGATCACTTGCTGTCGCGGGTTCAAGCCGCGAAATACAACGGCATTCTCGGCATCAATATCGGCAAGAACTTCGACACGCCGGTCGAGCGCGCGGTGGATGATTACCTGATCTGCCTGGACAAGGTCTACACCCACGCCAGCTACGTCACGGTCAACGTCAGTTCGCCCAACACACCGGGGCTGCGCAGCCTGCAGTTTGGTGATTCCCTCAAGCAATTGCTCGAAGCCTTGCGCCAACGTCAGGAAGACCTGGCCGTGCGCCATGGCAAGCGCGTGCCGTTGGCCATCAAGATTGCCCCGGACATGAGCGACGATGAAACCGTTTTGGTCGCCCAGGCCCTGGTGGATTCGGGTATGGACGCGGTGATCGCCACCAACACCACCTTAAGCCGCGTCGGCGTCGAAGGGCTGGCCCATGGTGACGAAGCGGGCGGCCTGTCGGGCGCGCCGGTGCGGGACCAGAGCACCCATATCGTCAAGGTACTCGCCGCTGAGCTGGCGGGGCGTTTGCCGATCATCGCCGTGGGCGGCATTACCGAAGGCAAGCACGCCGCCGAGAAAATCGCCGCCGGCGCAAGCCTGGTGCAACTCTATTCCGGCTTTATCTACAAAGGCCCGGCGTTGATTCGCGAGTCGGTGGATGCCATCGCGGCTTTGCGCTGA